TAGTACACTAACAAGAACAGTGCCCTAGGGTCGTGACGACTGACCCGTATATCTTATctattattctttatttcaggcaccaCAGGCCTATATCAGCACATATAATTAAAAACCAgaacacatatatacatataatacagAGTGGGTACAGCCGGTGGGATACAATATGATGATGCTAAAAATATATACAGTATGGAAGCATTACCGCTTGTAGACAGGATCAACAAAGTGTTGCCAGTAGTTACCGAGAGTGAACATGTCTGAATGAATTGTAAGCTTTATTAGGCTATATATTAGGGTAGAACACCTTAAATATCTATTTTCAGGTTCCGGGTCGGAATTccaatctgaccggagttggccgGAAGAGTGCTGTACTCTTGTTGTAACCTTTTTTCGCCGTCAACATGAGCAGTAGAATTAACTGTTAGGTCAATGACATGACATTTCAAGAGAACACTGATCGTAACACATTTTGTTCATTCTGGTATAAGTATTGTGGTCTTTGGACAACACAGTGTTTAACATTCCCTCATCCTGCGCTCGTGATATCGTCAGGGTCCGCTGACGTCACCTTGTCAACAGACGATCTCCGCGATGCCGCCGAAAACCAAGGTGTGTGGTTCACACATTGTCAGTTCCTCACTTTGTTTTCCTATGGTGTACTCACTTAAAGACCTCAGTTACAGATCCCTTCTGTCAAACgattatttcatttcttgttaGACAGGAGACAGTGAGGTactttgtaattgtaacacaGCAACACAATTTTCTACGGTGCTGTAAAATTGATTGACTGCAACACGCCGCCTTGCAAAGCATTTCATAATTTTAATGAAGTTTaattgcaagttcgtgcccgagggctaattgcaagtacatggaataaacatagtagatatacaagtaacaatgaacagttataaacaatattctactctaatactagtgttggctatttctaaacaggttgggcttcacttcttttttgaaagcagagggagacaaaaatccccaccttttctaaaatgtgggttctgcgatttcaagagaaagtGGGCTTTCTGTTCGTCGGTACCTGTCAGGGTGTGAATGCATACCTTTCCTCAGAAGAGGCAGAAAGGGCCTGTTTATGCATAAGTCCTGGTTGAAAATGTTTCGTAATTTAAGAAAGAGCCGCCATGACACCTGGCACCTGTTGTGTGTACGTTGCCAACATTGCTATGGAGCCACGTGTATCGAATTCAGTGTAATACAACGCAGACAAACTTGCTTTTACAATAACGGACATATGTCAAATAAAACGTCTGTTATCCCATATCTCAAACCCCTACTTTAAGCAATGTGTCGCCCTGTGTACTCCTGTGTATTCAAAGACGATCAGGTCATTCGGTATGCTTTATTATGTAAATACAGACTTTCTTTTCTGCACAAAGCTCCTTATGCGTGTCATTTCCAATTAAGCCAGTAATCTGTTTAATACACCTTCCTTACGTGGCAGCCATGATAGAtgtaaaacgagttcaatgaggcaaacaaaagactgtccatcataattagcagttcaaccaatgatagcatggaaattagaaaattgaccaataagagaattgCTGCATGTCTATGGGATCAGTACGCGAGTCAAAATTGCTAAATATTTCggtttatttattaatctttcagggtagtccctacagttttgataaaactgatttccaagggagcccaaatcaacatgatgaaaataaacataaacataacaataatcgtATAACATAAAACGTGACTTATCAAAAATAAGGATAATAACTTAAATGCGATTAGCTCAACATAATAACAACTCGAAGTCATTAATTACAAAACTCATCACAACAATAATCATATGAATAGAACATGACAGTACATAAATAAACGAAATCAAGCTACTTCCGAAAagaatttcatcaggttggtagaatataggatatatgagaattcttgtgcacaaccaaaattggacttacttgctgatgtctgacagacatcgaaacgtcagcaagtaagtccaattttggttgtgcaCAATAATTCTCATGTATCCGAAATCAAGCTAATTTTCAAACCAGATTCGAGGTCGTTGAtcagaggggtcagaggtcagattgtAAAGCTCGCTTGAatgaattcagagtggtttgTGAAGTTGTTGTTGGTTTAAGGGAATTGTAGATAGAAACCGCTCTGAAAGCAAACGTTCGTTGGCCTGTTCGGTTCATAACACTAGTTttaatatttatcatttgatcttatattgtgaaaatgtcTGTAGTCTGGGGGTGCACACAGTTGTGTCTGTCCGAAGAATTCCGATTTATCTGTAAGAAAGGAGtaaaaatagaaagaaacaataaaGGTCTTGGCGTATAACTCTGGTTACCACTTCCTTGGTGAAATGGTTATTTCATCTTTAACTACAACGAAACAGGGTATTcatggatatcaagtccattGACGGTGGCGTATATTGCAGTGCACAATGTGTGTTTTCAAAATTATGTAGCTTGAAAATTCCGTcgttgcatttttttaaatttttgaataatttttattgcaaattccttTCCTAGGGGTATGAATGCATAAGAGACCATACATGGTATAATGGAcattaatgaaatgaaaaaatcacgttaacatttaacaaaaaacatggtatcaaaCACTATACAAATGTGCTATCTAAAATCTAGTAGcttcttttgtctttttaaaCCCATGTAATGTAATTACATACTTCATTTATTACAGAAGATTCGTGCATGATACAAGGTATTATATTTTGAAAGACAATGGATATAACCTTCCCCGTGGATAAAgctgaactagcgttagatagTCACGATTATCGAGGAGTGGCAGGGAGAGATTAACGGACATTTATGGAAGTCAAGGAAAGAACTGAGATTTTTGGTGAGACAGAAGAGCACCAACAATTTAATCCTGGAGACTATGTTGGAAAATCCATCAGTTACGTGCCCTTCGTACAAATGCCGATTGAGTAGAGTGTTCGTGGTGTTCGCCGTGCATtgggaaggtcgtgagttcgatccccggccgagtcgtaccaaagactttaaaaatagtacatgctgctttctctgcttagcactcagcatgcGTGAAAGAGTATGGATgttgaacacacgccactaccagtggcctagccccctgctgtagtgattgcacaaagttgtgtggcccagggctactgaaacggagatgggcgccgccctatgcgccatcaggcgcgggaaggaactttgactttgacgtgccctagggcacaccactaatcttcctggacttcatacaaACTACGTACGTGTTTCTCTCTCTACCTAGATGACCTTGCGAAAGCTAGCTTggttgatgacgtcactgtTCCTGGTTGAATTCACCTACGTGATTTTAAGGACAGATAGACCGTTCATCGGACAGGTGAGTACACGGCTGTTGCAAGACATTTCTCTATATCTATTTCCATTGTGCATATTAACCAAGTAAATACCAGATATCTGTCGTGTGGCAGATCTGGCTTGACCAGATAGGCCTTTCTATCAGTTTGCCCAAATAGTGGGGAAAATCTCCACCAACGGCAGAATCACAAGGAGGCAATAACACTCCAGCTATGATTGGTTTAAggccccaactgtatttttgaaTCTACAACAGTGACCACTTACAAATGAATTGTAACTGTAAGACACCCAATATCCTTAGGGTTAGAGGCTGTTACCACAGGATGTGTGGTCACTAGAAACAGATTACAGTATCCTTGTATTGACAGAACCTAACCTGAAACGCCAGTGCGGATTTTTAGGAATACAAATGCCTGCTACATAACGGATGCCTATTGCTACAGCATCAGCTGTCGCGTGCAGGGGTACCAGGATGGAGCTCTGAGGGACACGCGTTCCTACAGTTAAACAGCACAGAACGTCCTGGTATTACAACAGAACTGCTACAAAATGCCACAGTAAAAGCAACAGACGAGCCTGAACTGATGAAGAATCCCAGACCTCCGGTTGAACCCCCGGTGCCCTTTGACCGGGTCAACCGCCTCAGGGGTTACGTCGGAGTACCAAACGCTACGAAGGTCAGTAGAACTGCCTTCGTTCAAAAGCTGTTTTCAGATACATAGATAAGACGCAATACTATGAGATGATTATAAGTTCCTGTGTGGCTTCTACTACCAACATAATTACTTATTATTAAAATACATGAATATTAGGTAAACGGTGTCATTTTTATCCAAGACAACTGATTGGTTTTACTTTCTATAAGCGCTCTTTCTATATACAATAAAAGATggacaagtcatttttttaaCTAAGACAATCGATTGTTGTTGTTCCACGTGGACACATTGTGCTTTTATCGGAACATGTTAGGATCTTACAGCGTCAATGGAACAAGAGAACTTCATGTTTGAATGTCAAAACATGAAGTTCCGTAAAGAGCATATCCAGAACGTTTGTCAATTTGCTTACCGTACTAAAGTTGAATGTCGAACCCTTATCAACTGATCAAGAGGTTTATTTTAATTCTTGCTTTATATGGCTATATAAGTTTGCTTTACTTAGTTTTGTATGAATTTCACCACTTACCAAACTGTGACTCTTCGGTGACTGCAGCAACTGAGCCTGCGCTGTGGCGTGTGCGCGCTGGTCTCCAACTCtggtgagcaaacaaacaaaaaattctgCGTTGGTCAAGAACATACAAATTGTGTGAATAATCAGAACTATTCTCCTAATTTGAGGGTCAAAGGTAAAACTATGTGTTAGCTTGGAAAAGGAATTCGATTGAATGCTGTATTCGAACATAGCTCAAGAACTAACATCAAAATTACCAGGTATCAGCCAAAACTAACGtccacagtacagtacagtacaggacATGAAAGTGGACGATTGACTTTAGCAGTAGTTTAATGTTGTCAAGAAGCCTGCACCGTGCCCCGTCTCCATTCGTCAAATGTTAACGCTACATGTCAATTTTTCTCTTATAAAGACCAATGAAAGTCTTGTCTTTTCTGCTTAAGCTTGTACTTTGTATCCCTGCTTCAAGGTCAACTCTTAAAATACGAGGCTGGGAACGAGATCGACAAGGCCGATTGCGTCATCAGGATGAACGACGCTCCCGTCCTCGGGTTCGAAAAGCATGTCGGGAGTAAAACCGCCCTGCGCGTCTCATGTTTCCAATCGGTGTATCTGGTTCCCGCCAACGGAAATCTCTACGGGAAGGTGGGAAAATCCGCGCTGCTGGGGTGGGGCCCAGCGAAAGACATGGACACTAAGACGGGAAAGGCGCACCTAAAGTTAAAGCTCTTGAGCGAGATGAACCGAGACTTGGATGTTTACGAGCTGACTCAGGAGAGGATGGACTACAGCGGCTATGTTTTTAAGAAAGAGACCGGAAAATCACTGTAAGCTTACATTACTATTTCCGACGTCTCAGAGTCTTGTCTAACAGTGTAGATTGTGGAAAATAATGGGAAAAACTCTAGCACGGACGAAACTATGTAGAATTGGATGTGCCCATTGGATATAGAGAACTTTAGAGATACCTTCCACAGTATATGCCTCATTACGGCGGCCTTTTTGGAATTCCCGGGGTTCTCCGGGGTCATTGCAGTGTTGGAAGGAAAGTCTAGCAAATTtgtctataatgtattctaccaacacagatgaactttcatgctacaGTCATAATTACTCTGAAATCTTTTTGTAACACAGAAAAGCTTCTGGTACCTGGCTCAGCACGGGTTGGTTCAGCATGCTGGTCGCCATGGAgatgtgtgacgtcatcagaGTATACGGACTGAGCAGCGAGGACTACTGCAGGTAGGAAACAAAATGCTCAGTCTCTGTAGCAGGATCCAGCTgtgttttatcatctttcttttCAGAATTCAGATGCAGCAAAATTACCAGAATTTGTCCTCGTATTTAAGGCGTGCATTCGTTGAATGAAGTGTGAAACGTATGTCATTATTACTTTGGTCTGAAAATTGTTTTAACTACCAGGCAGCCAATAATAAATGTTTTAAACTGCTAAGTCGAGTACAAGCACCCAATACTGCACAAGCTTATGACACATGTAACTTGTAGCTTGTATAACTTGAAAGACAACTTGAATTTGAACAGCATAATAAACTCTCGTTGACCACGCGAACACTTATTTCCGATTCAGGAGTTGTTCACCGTTTTGTTTCCACAGGACCCATCCCAACGATACGACGAAGTACCACTACTATGTAAGCATGGCCAAACATCTGGGCACTAACACCAAGGAGTGCGAATACTACAATTGGAATGAAAGAACTCGAAACGGTGCCCACCGATTCTATACGgaaaaatcaatttttgcaCGCTGGGCCCCACATCGCAACATCACGTTCCACTATCCTTCTTGGAGTCCATAAGAAAGACACTCGCAGTGTATTAAATAATATGCCGTACAATGTAAATGctgctgtgtgtatgtgtcatgTGTGTATCCAGGGCCTCCCTGAAAAGCAGTGCTAGTCACTGATAACTTGACCTGAGCTAGCCCTggtaaaagaatacagaaataaataaaaagatggGAACAATGCAATGAAAACCCTTATTGGTAAAATCTGGTCAGTTTTGATGTGGCTATGGAAGGAGAGACTCTATACCTGTTGAATCCACGTTGTTGACccagagaaagagaaagagaatcAGTGCCAGCTGTTTTGACTATTCCAGTAGCGCTGATTGGGGAGGGAGGCATATttgcagatttaaaaaaaaaaaggaaaaaaggaaagtgatctcgatcgaGTTTTAGCtgactgaagagctagtcttccactggtcgtgacagagaggacagacgctttgtacagtatttacaggttcgaTACacaggggaaattcccctagctcttttcgacaagcacaatgaacagcggaccacggcttaacgtcccgtcctaaagccccctttacaaatcacagaatttagctcggccgNNNNNNNNNNNNNNNNNNNNNNNNNNNNNNNNNNNNNNNNNNNNNNNNNNNNNNNNNNNNNNNNNNNNNNNNNNNNNNNNNNNNNNNNNNNNNNNNNNNNggtcatgcctcctcgtcaTTAGAGTtactgacaactcggccgagctaaaattcttgatttgtaaacggggcttaaggaCTGTAagcctttccggtagcgtgcatgtcgggtgagcgacacagcagAAATAGTACCCACGGCTCTACGTATACTTCCAGAGGCCAGGTCGCTCAACACTACGTACGCTACCGGATATTTAGCCGTGCAGAATTTTTGGGAAATACGTTTGATTACAATACGGGCTTTTCATGtcacgtcatctgcgccatgttcgATCACAGTCTAGCCCGTAATGCACACGAAGATGCCCGAAAATATGGACACCGGGATtcaaattattatcattttcatgACGTCAATGTTATTAAATCCCGTACGCGTATTGATAGAAGAGATTAGCATTTGAGGGTTAATTTGTCTTTATTGTTTGAAGTTACGATTCTTGAGAATATTATCGCACTTGGCTAGGCAGTCAACAATACACCTCGGTACGGGACTCTCTGTTGCCTAGACGAGATGAAGCTGCTGACTCATGGCACGCATGATTAAGATCCATCAGTCTACTAATTGAAATTAAAATTGCACCgtgaaacaaacagacaaaatatatatcagAGGTACAGTTTACATAATTTAAAGTCCCGTACACATTCCACGAACCTAGAGGCCAGGTTGTGGACGTTGTCAGTGTGTGTCATCTGCAGAATTGTTAGAACTAATAGAAGTGTGAGCCTTGTACGGTAAGCAACAACAGTGCAATTGGGTCAAGAAGATCCAGACAATTTGGTACGGCGTGATACGTTCATTCTAGTACCGTTTCAGTGATAAGGGGGTGTCAAAGTGCAGTGCAACATACTGGAGTAACATTGGGAACAATGAGTGTGTGGACGTCCACTCTTCTGAAACTCAACCCTGTGTGATAACTCTATCACTTTCTCGAACCGTTTTAGTGGGATTTACTGACACACATGCCGAGAAAAGAAACAGTCATGACCGCTAGCAGAGGATTCTGAGCATATCGTATCATGAACCTTTCATTACAATATTATACACAGATACCTGACAACCCATACATAAAAGACTCCTACCAATGCCCATATTGTGAAGGAAAGCAaacactacaactacaactattCGCGGAATGCCAAACCGCCCAAAAATTCTggtgaaaaaaataacatcagCATCCCACAGGTCTTACCAACAACTAAATAATTCACGGTCACTTGTTTCCCCTTAAATAAATGATACACACTGAACAGGTGTATCCTACAGGACAGATATTACCTGTTGTTCACCGCCATTAACAATACATACCCCACGTTCCATGCTGTAAAACACAGACTATAAAAACTACCAAGTTCTAACTTTACATATTGTTGTATTTAGATGATTGTATAGTGATTGCGCAATCAGGTAGTAGGTACCAACATGCATGGCATGCCCAGGTACCAACATGTTTCTTTTATACAATAAATGAAAGGAGACCATAGGTAAAGGACCTCCTTATACCTGGATGCTTTCTTACAATCAGCACGTAAAGAACCGGTCTTTTGCATAGCTAGATGACCTGCCGAaaccaagcagatcctactatgtcatgagatagtatcaaagctggccacgGAGTATAGTGTATATAGCTTCACTCCtgtgccagcttttgatactatcttatgctatcgtaggatctgcctTGAGAGTAGGATTGCTCTCCTCGAGTGGTAATCATCCCAACCACTATAACCCCCGTGCcccaacctcttcttggagaataATTTCAGCAAAGATAAATAAAGGTTATGTAAGTCTTTGGTCctgtcaaggacgttatatcacgtgatataacgttatatcacgtgatataacgtccttggtcctGTACTGTGCACTGGGGCCCTCTTACGTCCCTTCCCCCACCTTGCAGAACCGGTATTTCAAGGTTGAATATCCAGATGGCGTGACGGGGACATTAGGGATGCATTCATATGCTAATGAGCTCAGTCGACACATCAACACTGGGCTACGAATAGTGAGTAGACATTTCTGCTGGTTTTGTGTTTCCTTCATCAAATTTGGCCTTTCTTTCGCGATCGTCTTGATCTTCTTGATTATCTACCGCCAGATATTCCTTTGTGGTAAGCATTTTTAACGTCAATTCACAGATtcctttcttgtacatgtagtttctttcTTGTATACATTTTCGTCTGATttttaacgttatgtctatTTGAAGAGATTAACTATGCTGGTAGTGATGTCGCTTTTGGAGACATGGACAGTGCAAGGAAGGAGACCATGGAGATACAGAAATGCTGACTTTAAATTTATTCTGATTGTAGACGTCTGTACAATACACGTCGTTCATAGGCAGCGATTTCGGTATACCATTATAATACGTTCGTTATGTTGTCGGTTACTATGCCGTTGTATGTAGGTCGAGTATAACTCAAGCACCTGtggatggatttccatgatatttggtatttaggtagcaTTCGTAAAAACGAAAGTCAAGCCCAGAATTGGTTTACCTGGCAATTTCCATCGGTACTGACTTTTGTCCGTTTGTTTCATGATGGGTAACGTAACTCGAGAATCTGACGTAAAGTGTATAtctgttatataacgttacgttgtCTGACCTTTGACTTTTCCCTCATGACCTCgaaatgaaaagcggcctgctggccgatttgagctttcatgaagaaacaaatgttaaaaaaaaaccaaaaaaaaaaaacgaacgaacgaacaaacaaaGTCAATGGGTCTGAATACAATTTTGTAGGTGAGGAGCGGTTATGGAAATGAAGTTCAAGTCTGTGAGTCATAAGGTGAACTTCAGTCCGATAGTGGaataaatgacaatgacaatgagtTGAATAACTCTTTCAAATGCCGATCACAACGACAATTTAATAAACTCTTGAGAGAATGGCTTCACCCGGTTTGAGTGTTCGCTATACCAGGACTGggaataccacctgcatatacaggttagtacaggtaaaattggagctgtgcaggtatttctgatgtctacctgcacctaacctgcactggtccatgtactgggtttatacaggttagtgcaggtaaattcggagctgtgcaggtatttctgatgtctacctgtacctaacctgcactggtccatgtactgggttttatacataaatgtcctctaatgtaggtgtatgtggattgttcttagcgGCATTGAAAGTTAACCCCTAAGAAGTATACAAGAGAAAATATCAAGAGTTCCTGAACAATATCAGTATGATCcctacttcctaaattcagagtggtgcaggtaaaatttgtctggtgcaggtaatattcAATGTTACATTcaacagtgcaggtatgcagaaaaaaagtatttcgagccctggctatACCCTTTACTGTCCCCCTCGCAGATGAATCACGTAATTACAGAGCTTCGGTAACCTGTTCCTGCGTCCGTGACGTCACCAGGGTCAGCTGACGTCACTTGGCAACAACAGACGATGCCACTGAAAACCAAGGTGTGTGATTTACTAGTCACATTGCCAGGTCcacattttatttttacaacgtgTTTATTTTTCTACCAGATTCTTCAAGCCAAATTTCTATTTTCTTCATTGGCAGACcttcatctatctatctatctatctattaagTACTGGTCAAAAGTACTGTATGTGTTACGTTATGTTATGTGTGTACTTTAATGTCCAGGCAGATAAGTATCCATTTGCCTTGTACGGCCCGGTAGCCAAACGAACccataggccggcttcactactctgccagcttttgatactatattatgctaccgtaggatctgcttggagattaagtaatTCAAGCATGGTGTCAATCATGATTCAAGGTATGAAGGATCCGCCATGACACGTGACACCTGACCCATAACCTGctcagcacgtcaccggaatgtactgcgcctgcgcgaaaagtatagacatgctaaaccttgctaaagccccggtttactaaagggccgcatctaagaaagtacgtgcgtatataagggtaaaatcccgtgtacgttttacatgaaaccatgtctctaacatatactgtgcaacaagcgggatttcaatgcaacgttgaccaaaccaagccccaaaacaccagggttcgcgcaggcgcagtacgttccggtgacgtgctaacCTGCTCTATCTCAATTAGTCCTGCCTCTAATCTGTGACCTGTAAAGAAAAACGTCCAAGTCACATTCTGTCTGAAGATTAGAACCCCATCTTAAACCGACCTACTGATGTTTTTGCACGCTTTGTGTGGACAGATGAACGCGTTTGTCGAGTTAGttgacgctagttcacctttatccgctgggtaacctatatccgttgctttcaaaaACAAGGCAtatggggatatcacgtcgactgACGTTGGtctcaaattgcaatattttcaatatattgcaGTCTAACACTACCACCCgtcggcttgatgtgcctaaatactctgttttggacaacaacggatataggttaccctgcggataaaggtgaactagcgttacaattaTGGGCAGTGCTGAGTGGAGAGCATTTCTAGTTTTAGCAGAatgaaaatgtctattttttctTCGTTGTTCAACTGATGATGTTTTGTAAGATCATCCTGTATTTACAAATTCGTGACCTATTTAGCTTCAATGAGCCAATACCTTTGAAATATTAATGCCTCCTTCTAACATAATTGACCTCCCTTTGTTAACACGAATATGTAACGTTTTAACGACAACGGATGTGGTTAcccagtggataaaggtgaactagatgTTACGTGAGGTAGGTGGTCATGATCACAGTAGAGGGGCAGGAAGAGATCAATGTACGCACAGGCGTTGTACTACCAACCTTAAGATGGGTTCACA
The sequence above is drawn from the Branchiostoma floridae strain S238N-H82 chromosome 4, Bfl_VNyyK, whole genome shotgun sequence genome and encodes:
- the LOC118414665 gene encoding alpha-N-acetyl-neuraminyl-2,3-beta-galactosyl-1,3-N-acetyl-galactosaminide alpha-2,6-sialyltransferase-like; this encodes MNDAPVLGFEKHVGSKTALRVSCFQSVYLVPANGNLYGKVGKSALLGWGPAKDMDTKTGKAHLKLKLLSEMNRDLDVYELTQERMDYSGYVFKKETGKSLKASGTWLSTGWFSMLVAMEMCDVIRVYGLSSEDYCRTHPNDTTKYHYYVSMAKHLGTNTKECEYYNWNERTRNGAHRFYTEKSIFARWAPHRNITFHYPSWSP